A window of Solanum stenotomum isolate F172 chromosome 3, ASM1918654v1, whole genome shotgun sequence contains these coding sequences:
- the LOC125858336 gene encoding CBL-interacting protein kinase 5-like isoform X1, with amino-acid sequence MMSTKSAKTEKKGTILMHNYEIGKLLGQGTFAKVYHARNLKTGQYVAVKVIDKEKVVKVGLIDQIKREISVMRLIRHPNVIELYEEMASKTKNYFAMEYVRGGEFFNKVSKGRLRESAARKYFHQLIASVDFCHSRGVYHKDLKPENILLDETGNLKVSDFGLSCLFDTKRQDGLLHTMCGTPAYVAPEVINKRGYDSEKADIWSCGVILFVLLAGYLPFHDTNLMEMYKKISKGIFKCPEYFPYEVKKLLSRILDPNPFSRITLAKLMDNNWFKKGFKQIDKPLVLDQEHDDDSPRSVFDIVDDSDAECSSRHKKQSSSTIMKPTYCLNAFDIISLSPGFDLSSLFEKDKSHRSDARFTTQKSASTIVSRLEEVASMGSFKVKKKDGTVKMQGSKEGRKGQLAIDAEIFEITPAFHVVQVTKKSGDTAEYTNFCDQGLKPSLKDIVWTWQGNEQQHVENQEIKT; translated from the exons ATGATGAGCACGAAGAGCGCGAAAACGGAGAAAAAAGGGACAATTTTGATGCATAATTATGAGATTGGTAAATTGTTAGGCCAAGGCACATTTGCCAAAGTATATCATGCAAGGAACCTAAAAACAGGACAATATGTAGCTGTTAAGGTAATTGacaaagaaaaagttgtgaaagttggCCTAATTGACCAAATCAAACGTGAAATTTCTGTTATGAGACTAATTAGACATCCAAATGTTATTGAACTTTATGAAGAAATGGCtagcaaaacaaaaaattattttgcaatgGAATATGTTAGAGGTGGTGAATTCTTCAATAAGGTTTCTAAAGGGAGGCTTAGGGAATCAGCAGCGCGAAAATACTTTCACCAATTAATCGCGTCTGTTGATTTCTGTCATAGTCGAGGGGTATATCATAAGGACTTGAAACCTGAAAACATACTCCTGGATGAAACTGGAAACCTAAAGGTTTCTGATTTTGGGTTGAGTTGTCTTTTCGATACGAAAAGACAAGATGGACTCCTCCACACGATGTGTGGAACTCCAGCATATGTCGCGCCAGAGGTCATAAATAAGAGAGGATATGATAGCGAAAAGGCGGATATTTGGTCATGTGGGGTGATTTTGTTTGTATTGTTAGCTGGTTATCTTCCATTTCATGACACAAATTTAATGGAAATGTATAAGAAAATTAGTAAAGGGATATTTAAATGCCCTGAATATTTTCCATATGAAGTGAAAAAACTACTTTCAAGAATTCTTGATCCAAATCCATTTTCAAGAATCACATTAGCTAAGCTAATGGACAATAATTGGTTCAAGAAAGGATTCAAACAAATTGATAAACCACTAGTTTTGGATCAAGAACACGACGATGATTCACCTCGTAGTGTTTTTGATATTGTGGATGATTCGGATGCAGAGTGTTCTTCAAGACACAAAAAACAGAGTTCATCAACAATAATGAAGCCTACTTATTGTTTGAATGCTTTCGATATCATTTCTCTTTCTCCTGGTTTTGATCTCTCTAGCTTGTTCGAGAAAGATAAGAGTCATAGGTCGGATGCTAGATTCACGACACAAAAGTCTGCATCCACTATTGTCTCGAGGCTAGAGGAAGTAGCTTCAATGGGTAGTTTTAAG GTGAAGAAAAAAGACGGGACGGTGAAAATGCAAGGAAGCAAAGAAGGGAGAAAAGGGCAATTAGCAATTGATGCAGAGATATTTGAGATTACTCCAGCTTTCCATGTTGTACAAGTGACAAAAAAATCAGGAGATACTGCAGAATACACGAACTTTTGTGATCAAGGATTAAAGCCTTCATTAAAAGATATAGTTTGGACATGGCAGGGCAATGAGCAACAACACGtggaaaatcaagaaatcaagaCTTAA
- the LOC125858336 gene encoding CBL-interacting protein kinase 5-like isoform X2, whose amino-acid sequence MHNYEIGKLLGQGTFAKVYHARNLKTGQYVAVKVIDKEKVVKVGLIDQIKREISVMRLIRHPNVIELYEEMASKTKNYFAMEYVRGGEFFNKVSKGRLRESAARKYFHQLIASVDFCHSRGVYHKDLKPENILLDETGNLKVSDFGLSCLFDTKRQDGLLHTMCGTPAYVAPEVINKRGYDSEKADIWSCGVILFVLLAGYLPFHDTNLMEMYKKISKGIFKCPEYFPYEVKKLLSRILDPNPFSRITLAKLMDNNWFKKGFKQIDKPLVLDQEHDDDSPRSVFDIVDDSDAECSSRHKKQSSSTIMKPTYCLNAFDIISLSPGFDLSSLFEKDKSHRSDARFTTQKSASSIVSRLEEVASMGSFKVKK is encoded by the coding sequence ATGCATAATTATGAGATTGGTAAATTGTTAGGCCAAGGCACATTTGCCAAAGTATATCATGCAAGGAACCTAAAAACAGGACAATATGTAGCTGTTAAGGTAATTGacaaagaaaaagttgtgaaagttggCCTAATTGACCAAATCAAACGTGAAATTTCTGTTATGAGACTAATTAGACATCCAAATGTTATTGAACTTTATGAAGAAATGGCtagcaaaacaaaaaattattttgcaatgGAATATGTTAGAGGTGGTGAATTCTTCAATAAGGTTTCTAAAGGGAGGCTTAGGGAATCAGCAGCGCGAAAATACTTTCACCAATTAATCGCGTCTGTTGATTTCTGTCATAGTCGAGGGGTATATCATAAGGACTTGAAACCTGAAAACATACTCCTGGATGAAACTGGAAACCTAAAGGTTTCTGATTTTGGGTTGAGTTGTCTTTTCGATACGAAAAGACAAGATGGACTCCTCCACACGATGTGTGGAACTCCAGCATATGTCGCGCCAGAGGTCATAAATAAGAGAGGATATGATAGCGAAAAGGCGGATATTTGGTCATGTGGGGTGATTTTGTTTGTATTGTTAGCTGGTTATCTTCCATTTCATGACACAAATTTAATGGAAATGTATAAGAAAATTAGTAAAGGGATATTTAAATGCCCTGAATATTTTCCATATGAAGTGAAAAAACTACTTTCAAGAATTCTTGATCCAAATCCATTTTCAAGAATCACATTAGCTAAGCTAATGGACAATAATTGGTTCAAGAAAGGATTCAAACAAATTGATAAACCACTAGTTTTGGATCAAGAACACGACGATGATTCACCTCGTAGTGTTTTTGATATTGTGGATGATTCGGATGCAGAGTGTTCTTCAAGACACAAAAAACAGAGTTCATCAACAATAATGAAGCCTACTTATTGTTTGAATGCTTTCGATATCATTTCTCTTTCTCCTGGTTTTGATCTCTCTAGCTTGTTCGAGAAAGATAAGAGTCATAG